From the Maioricimonas rarisocia genome, one window contains:
- the fae gene encoding formaldehyde-activating enzyme yields MAFHIGEALVGEGNEVAHIDLIIGDKDGPAGIAFANALSTQSAGHSNLLAVLEPNLAVKPATVMITKVTIKGAKQAVQMFGPAQFAVAKAVADCVESGVIPKDQADNLVIVCGVFIHWEAADDKKIFEYNYEATKLSIERAMKDEPSAEEMVAKKGQAKHPFSGV; encoded by the coding sequence ATGGCGTTTCACATCGGGGAAGCTCTCGTCGGCGAAGGCAACGAAGTTGCACACATCGACCTGATCATTGGTGACAAGGATGGCCCGGCCGGCATTGCGTTCGCCAACGCTCTGTCCACCCAGTCGGCCGGTCACAGCAACCTGCTGGCCGTGCTCGAGCCGAACCTGGCCGTCAAGCCGGCAACCGTGATGATCACCAAGGTGACGATCAAGGGAGCCAAGCAGGCCGTGCAGATGTTCGGCCCGGCCCAGTTCGCCGTCGCCAAGGCCGTTGCCGACTGTGTCGAGTCGGGCGTGATCCCGAAGGATCAGGCCGACAACCTGGTGATCGTCTGCGGCGTGTTCATCCACTGGGAAGCCGCCGACGACAAGAAGATCTTCGAATACAACTACGAAGCGACCAAGCTCTCCATCGAGCGGGCGATGAAGGACGAGCCGAGCGCTGAAGAAATGGTCGCCAAGAAGGGCCAGGCCAAGCACCCGTTCTCGGGCGTGTAA
- a CDS encoding WXG100 family type VII secretion target, with translation MSGSGGWIAFHFRLCSGCIMAQAIANPDELRAFAQKLKQFNSTLSDQAGMLAMQLDTLASSWRDQENARFTEEFREHMRLLAQFIEANNQHIPYLLRKAERIDEYLQQR, from the coding sequence ATGAGCGGTTCCGGCGGATGGATCGCTTTTCACTTTCGACTCTGCTCCGGATGCATTATGGCCCAGGCAATCGCCAATCCCGACGAGTTGCGGGCCTTCGCCCAGAAGCTCAAACAGTTCAATTCCACGCTATCCGACCAGGCGGGCATGCTGGCCATGCAGCTCGACACGCTCGCCTCCTCCTGGCGGGACCAGGAAAACGCCCGCTTTACCGAAGAGTTCCGCGAGCACATGCGACTGCTGGCCCAGTTCATCGAAGCCAACAACCAGCACATCCCGTATCTGCTCCGCAAGGCGGAACGGATCGATGAATACCTGCAGCAGCGGTAA
- a CDS encoding YfhO family protein: protein MQPDSPRPRFPEWLLAIGIGLGLTWVFWSQLWLGGGLIGGDLYPYYFPQKTFYADQLADGRVPLWNPLVGLGYPSLAESQTGVFYPAHLLLYGTFDVNTAYNVVQLLHYVIAFVGCWMLVRQQGLRVPGAALAALVYVYGWFPSRICLEWAVLTGAWLPWLIWLAERWLRSGGIGNGVVLSLILGLALLAGHFHLIFVTSVLLVCYVLMRMVLARSQEAGNVPAWRRLVLLGAFVALGYGAGAVQLVPTWELTRDSQRADSIPSEEYDPAYGHIPPAALSQVVAPWLWYVPNLFPGYSIQQSTWLSYPAATNDVEAHLYFGLLPALVLLYGLLSPLWGGRRYPPHLLGWAVLGLLAAIYATGWLLPVARHLPGFGFFRGPGRYGIVTTLTAGLLAGWIVDGAWRRGVGLDWRKLGVIVLFGVTVADLWLVSRLATYATIVPEPPIEFRQQSDLARVLSHEPGHPRVYAPAPNLLTLTGAAATPVYLGLGPSAYFGGPLTFTAEDRDAGPLSQLDRLRWMGVTHLLMLEPVEASQPGLEPIWVGFDALLSRALGRYDEPFYLYRITDAPGRVSVEAGDSDARARVVRYGPEAVSIEVTSDEGGTLVLRDLLAPGWRVSVDGKPAEVVAVDEVFRGVEVPGGSHKVEWRYEPASFRYGLLLTSLSVLLLIAGVVGRKRLAAWQNATAD from the coding sequence ATGCAGCCTGATTCGCCACGACCACGATTTCCCGAATGGCTGCTTGCGATCGGGATCGGCCTGGGGCTGACGTGGGTCTTCTGGTCGCAGCTGTGGCTGGGGGGCGGACTCATCGGCGGAGATCTGTATCCGTACTACTTTCCGCAGAAGACCTTCTACGCCGACCAGCTCGCCGACGGCCGCGTTCCCCTCTGGAATCCACTGGTCGGGCTCGGTTATCCGTCACTGGCGGAAAGTCAGACCGGCGTTTTTTACCCCGCACATCTGCTGCTGTACGGCACGTTCGACGTCAACACGGCGTACAACGTGGTGCAGCTGCTGCACTACGTGATCGCCTTCGTCGGCTGCTGGATGCTGGTCCGGCAGCAGGGGCTGAGGGTTCCCGGAGCGGCCCTGGCGGCACTGGTGTACGTCTACGGCTGGTTTCCGTCACGCATCTGTCTCGAATGGGCCGTCCTCACCGGGGCCTGGCTGCCCTGGCTGATCTGGCTGGCCGAACGCTGGCTGCGGAGCGGGGGCATCGGCAACGGCGTCGTTCTGAGCCTGATTCTGGGCCTGGCGCTGCTGGCGGGGCATTTCCACCTGATCTTCGTCACCAGCGTGCTGCTCGTCTGCTACGTGCTGATGCGGATGGTCCTGGCGCGCTCACAGGAGGCGGGCAACGTGCCTGCCTGGCGAAGGCTGGTCCTGCTGGGGGCGTTTGTTGCTCTGGGATACGGGGCCGGCGCGGTGCAGCTCGTGCCGACATGGGAGCTGACCCGGGACAGCCAGCGGGCCGACTCGATTCCGTCGGAGGAGTACGATCCGGCGTACGGTCACATTCCGCCGGCGGCCCTCTCGCAGGTGGTCGCGCCATGGCTGTGGTATGTGCCGAACCTGTTCCCGGGCTACTCGATCCAGCAGTCGACGTGGCTTTCGTATCCGGCGGCGACGAACGACGTCGAAGCTCACCTGTACTTCGGGCTCCTGCCGGCTCTGGTGTTGCTGTACGGACTGCTGTCCCCGCTGTGGGGAGGGCGACGGTATCCGCCCCATCTTCTGGGCTGGGCGGTTCTTGGTCTACTGGCGGCGATCTATGCGACCGGATGGCTGCTGCCGGTTGCCCGGCACCTGCCGGGATTCGGCTTCTTTCGCGGTCCCGGGCGGTACGGCATCGTGACCACACTGACGGCCGGTCTGCTGGCCGGCTGGATCGTCGACGGCGCATGGCGCCGTGGCGTCGGCCTGGACTGGCGGAAGCTGGGCGTCATCGTGCTGTTCGGTGTGACGGTTGCGGACCTGTGGCTGGTGAGCCGGCTGGCGACGTATGCCACGATCGTTCCGGAGCCGCCGATCGAATTCCGGCAGCAGAGCGATCTGGCGCGTGTCCTGTCACACGAGCCGGGGCATCCGCGGGTTTACGCTCCCGCACCGAACCTGCTGACGCTGACCGGAGCGGCTGCCACGCCGGTCTATCTGGGCCTGGGCCCCTCGGCCTACTTCGGGGGTCCGCTGACGTTCACGGCCGAGGACCGGGATGCAGGCCCGCTTTCGCAGCTCGATCGGCTCCGCTGGATGGGCGTGACGCATCTGCTGATGCTGGAACCGGTGGAGGCGTCGCAGCCGGGGCTGGAACCGATCTGGGTCGGATTCGACGCGTTGCTCAGCCGGGCCCTCGGCCGTTACGACGAGCCGTTCTATCTGTACCGGATCACCGATGCCCCCGGACGCGTCAGCGTTGAAGCGGGCGATTCCGACGCCCGCGCACGTGTCGTCCGCTACGGGCCGGAAGCAGTCTCGATCGAGGTCACGTCGGACGAGGGGGGCACGCTCGTGCTGCGAGACCTGCTGGCACCGGGGTGGCGTGTGAGCGTCGACGGCAAGCCGGCGGAGGTCGTCGCCGTGGACGAAGTCTTTAGGGGCGTCGAGGTGCCCGGTGGATCGCACAAGGTCGAGTGGCGATACGAGCCCGCGAGCTTCCGCTACGGGCTGCTGCTGACGAGCCTCTCGGTTCTCCTGCTGATTGCGGGAGTCGTCGGGCGGAAGCGGCTGGCCGCATGGCAGAATGCGACCGCCGACTGA
- a CDS encoding sigma 54-interacting transcriptional regulator, with amino-acid sequence MRSPHINSITPSAVATAYLVVAAAPDVDRQHTLSANSTTLIGRDPANQVVLHDEFCSRRHCKITYNGRQWLLFDNGSKNGTRVNGELIGGPHVLRPDDQILVGRTTLTFFDELATRSPDDTQNLTEDEMLAAGSSIYDAPAQEAAPAPIKRSSRRSRRSAQSDTPELIGNSASMRALREHIRRVAPTGATALIRGESGVGKELVAAAIHALSPRRNGPFVCLNCAALSESLLESELLGHERGSFTGATEQKKGKFELADGGTLFLDEVGEMSPAIQAKFLRVLEGHPFERVGGGTPINANVRVVAATNRNLESAVRAGEFRKDLYYRLMVVQILVDPLRDRRGDIAQLVDFFLDRFAGKNAQPRLQISDAALDRLQSYHWPGNVRELQNTIERAAILCQTGTITLDDIELAPVAEDVAASAPAPPEVGYHPQSLEQVELSHILATLESTNWNKSRAAEILGIERSTLDRKLKRNNVQKRWQTSFDKPA; translated from the coding sequence ATGCGCAGCCCACACATCAATTCGATTACGCCCTCAGCGGTTGCCACCGCGTACCTCGTCGTGGCCGCAGCGCCCGACGTCGACCGGCAGCACACGCTCAGTGCGAATTCCACCACGCTGATCGGTCGCGACCCGGCGAATCAGGTGGTGCTGCACGACGAATTCTGCAGTCGTCGACACTGCAAGATCACCTACAACGGGCGGCAGTGGCTGCTGTTCGACAACGGCAGCAAGAACGGCACCCGCGTTAATGGTGAGCTGATCGGGGGCCCGCATGTGCTGCGGCCCGACGACCAGATCCTGGTCGGTCGCACGACGCTGACCTTCTTTGACGAACTGGCCACCCGCTCGCCGGACGACACCCAGAACCTGACCGAAGACGAGATGCTGGCGGCCGGCAGCAGCATCTACGACGCTCCCGCTCAGGAAGCCGCCCCGGCCCCCATCAAGCGGTCGTCCCGCCGCTCGCGACGCTCCGCCCAATCGGATACCCCGGAGCTGATCGGCAACAGTGCTTCGATGCGGGCGCTGCGGGAGCACATCCGCCGCGTCGCCCCGACCGGCGCCACCGCCCTGATCCGAGGCGAAAGCGGCGTCGGCAAGGAGCTCGTCGCTGCCGCCATTCACGCCCTCAGCCCCCGCCGGAACGGCCCGTTCGTCTGTCTGAACTGCGCCGCCCTGAGCGAAAGCCTGCTCGAGAGCGAACTGCTCGGACACGAGCGGGGGTCGTTCACCGGGGCCACCGAGCAGAAGAAAGGCAAGTTCGAACTTGCCGACGGCGGCACGCTGTTCCTCGACGAAGTTGGAGAGATGAGCCCGGCGATTCAGGCGAAGTTCCTCCGCGTTCTGGAAGGGCATCCCTTCGAGCGCGTCGGCGGCGGAACGCCGATCAACGCCAACGTCCGGGTCGTTGCCGCCACAAACCGCAATCTCGAATCGGCCGTCCGGGCCGGCGAGTTTCGAAAAGACCTGTACTATCGACTCATGGTCGTGCAGATTCTGGTCGATCCTTTACGAGATCGACGGGGCGACATTGCCCAGCTGGTCGACTTCTTCCTGGACCGCTTTGCCGGGAAGAATGCTCAACCCAGACTGCAGATCAGCGACGCGGCCCTCGACCGGCTGCAATCCTACCACTGGCCCGGCAACGTCCGGGAGCTGCAAAACACCATCGAGCGAGCGGCAATTCTGTGCCAGACCGGAACGATTACTCTCGACGATATCGAACTGGCCCCGGTCGCCGAAGATGTCGCGGCCTCGGCTCCGGCACCTCCGGAAGTCGGGTATCACCCGCAATCGCTCGAACAGGTGGAGCTCTCGCACATTCTGGCCACGCTGGAGAGCACGAACTGGAACAAGTCCCGCGCCGCGGAGATCCTCGGCATCGAACGTTCGACGCTCGATCGCAAGCTCAAGCGAAACAACGTTCAGAAGCGGTGGCAAACCTCGTTCGACAAGCCAGCCTGA
- the hisH gene encoding imidazole glycerol phosphate synthase subunit HisH codes for MIQIIDYGMGNLRSVQKAFESLGVDAHICSSPDALQDAEKIVLPGVGAFRDAINELHRQGFVEPLREYAAQDRPFLGICLGLQLLFDVSYEDGEYEGLGIIPGKVVRFESQPGLKIPHMGWNQLEVAHPNPVLDDIAPGSHVYFVHSYHVVPEDENVVATRTSYGDQPFVSMIARGNLFATQFHPEKSQRVGLQMLSAFAAINGR; via the coding sequence ATGATCCAGATCATCGACTACGGCATGGGGAACCTGCGGAGCGTCCAGAAGGCGTTCGAAAGCCTCGGCGTCGACGCCCATATCTGCTCCTCCCCCGACGCCCTCCAGGATGCCGAGAAGATCGTGCTGCCCGGCGTCGGCGCCTTCCGCGACGCCATCAACGAACTGCACCGGCAGGGTTTCGTCGAACCGCTCCGGGAGTACGCCGCTCAGGACCGCCCCTTTCTGGGGATCTGCCTGGGACTGCAGCTCCTGTTCGACGTCAGCTACGAGGATGGCGAGTACGAAGGTCTGGGAATCATTCCCGGCAAGGTCGTTCGGTTCGAGAGCCAGCCCGGCCTGAAGATCCCGCACATGGGGTGGAACCAGCTCGAGGTCGCGCACCCCAATCCGGTTCTGGATGACATCGCGCCCGGTTCGCACGTCTATTTCGTGCACAGCTACCACGTCGTCCCGGAAGACGAGAACGTCGTCGCGACCCGCACATCCTACGGCGATCAGCCCTTCGTCTCGATGATCGCCCGCGGCAATCTGTTCGCGACGCAGTTCCACCCGGAGAAAAGCCAGCGCGTCGGGCTGCAGATGCTGAGTGCATTCGCGGCGATCAACGGCCGTTGA
- a CDS encoding trypsin-like peptidase domain-containing protein has protein sequence MASTLNALLMAAALSASPQEGMVLDFTATWCGPCQRMSPIVAKLEREGLPIRKVDVEKERELAQRYGVQSIPTFVLVVDGKEVDRVVGQTTESQLRRLVSRIPKPAPAQATPARPADNMILAGESASPPVRTAAAETSRPDRKKTPAFWPFGRKEDKQPQVVRANNEDEPAGNAAADNDGPLASTARLRVTIDGHVNLGTGTVVDSRPGRTIIVTCGHIFRSMSDDSKVEIDLFAGESPQTYVGRVLKYDLKADVGVVVIPTDEALPITPIAHNDAAPAVGDRVVSIGCSGGQLPSREQLRVTAINKYEGPDNIECTGVPVQGRSGGGLFDADGRLVGVCIAADTRERRGLYAGLLAIHELLGESGLAELYEQPAAPAEAPAVASTATEAPAAPVRESLPVAMETQSSDATPATRQPESQPQAEAKSQPTGWPAELADLTAGDAEVVVIIRSKDDPSRTSRVVIINEASPKFYSYLQGEIAPGAGQSEARRAAVPRNLDAGQALDWDDRRPAMRQAATPLPSLRPTSLSQEFAPRRYVRSGSQSK, from the coding sequence ATGGCATCCACACTCAACGCGCTGCTCATGGCCGCAGCACTGTCCGCCAGCCCCCAGGAAGGGATGGTCCTGGATTTCACTGCCACGTGGTGCGGACCGTGCCAGCGGATGAGCCCGATCGTTGCCAAGCTGGAACGGGAAGGCCTCCCGATCCGCAAGGTGGATGTCGAAAAGGAACGGGAACTCGCCCAACGGTACGGCGTCCAGAGCATCCCCACCTTCGTCCTGGTCGTCGACGGCAAGGAAGTGGATCGCGTTGTCGGTCAAACGACGGAAAGCCAGCTCCGCAGGCTGGTTTCCCGTATTCCCAAGCCTGCCCCCGCTCAGGCCACACCGGCCCGGCCCGCCGACAACATGATTCTGGCTGGCGAGTCCGCCTCTCCACCAGTCCGTACCGCTGCCGCCGAAACCTCTCGTCCCGACCGTAAGAAGACTCCCGCCTTCTGGCCGTTCGGCCGCAAGGAAGACAAGCAGCCGCAGGTCGTTCGGGCCAACAACGAAGACGAGCCGGCCGGCAACGCCGCTGCAGACAACGACGGCCCCCTGGCTTCAACCGCGCGGCTGCGGGTCACGATCGACGGTCACGTGAATCTGGGAACCGGAACAGTCGTCGACAGTCGTCCCGGCCGGACGATCATCGTCACCTGCGGCCACATCTTCCGCAGTATGAGCGATGATTCGAAGGTTGAGATTGACCTGTTTGCCGGCGAATCGCCCCAGACCTACGTCGGCCGCGTCCTCAAGTACGACCTCAAGGCGGACGTCGGCGTCGTCGTGATCCCGACCGACGAAGCCCTGCCCATTACCCCCATCGCCCACAACGATGCCGCCCCGGCTGTCGGAGACCGCGTCGTCAGCATCGGCTGCAGCGGCGGTCAGCTTCCCTCGCGGGAGCAGCTTCGCGTGACGGCCATCAACAAGTACGAAGGCCCCGACAACATCGAGTGCACCGGTGTCCCGGTCCAGGGACGCTCCGGAGGCGGCCTGTTCGATGCCGATGGACGACTCGTCGGTGTCTGCATCGCTGCCGATACCCGCGAACGTCGCGGCCTGTACGCCGGACTGCTGGCCATCCACGAACTGTTGGGTGAGAGCGGCCTGGCCGAACTGTACGAACAGCCTGCTGCACCGGCAGAAGCGCCAGCCGTCGCCAGCACCGCCACAGAAGCCCCCGCGGCACCGGTTCGCGAGTCGCTTCCGGTCGCGATGGAAACGCAGAGTTCGGACGCCACCCCCGCGACCCGTCAGCCAGAGTCGCAGCCGCAGGCCGAAGCGAAGTCGCAGCCGACCGGGTGGCCCGCCGAACTGGCTGACCTGACTGCCGGCGACGCCGAAGTGGTCGTGATCATCCGCTCGAAGGATGACCCGAGCCGCACCAGCCGGGTCGTGATCATCAACGAAGCGAGCCCCAAGTTCTACTCGTACCTGCAGGGAGAGATCGCCCCCGGAGCCGGGCAAAGCGAAGCCCGTCGCGCCGCCGTCCCCCGCAATCTCGACGCCGGACAGGCGCTGGACTGGGACGACCGCCGGCCCGCCATGCGGCAGGCCGCCACGCCGCTTCCCAGCCTCCGCCCGACGTCCCTGTCGCAGGAATTCGCCCCCCGCCGCTACGTGCGGAGCGGCAGCCAGTCGAAGTAA
- a CDS encoding NAD(P)-dependent methylenetetrahydromethanopterin dehydrogenase, with product MKKILIQLDTDPQPSSFDRVVAVDAGVDELFSYGGVIADGIEPLVHGAMFTRGPDDLKNTALFIGGSDVAAGEAVLEQVRKTFFGPMRVSVMMDSNGSNTTAAAAVKAAAKHLDLAQTEALVLGGTGPVGLRAAQILASQGASVHVASRSRERAEQACKTIAGHVEGAKLTPCSFEADEAAEKHHAVQLVIAAGAAGVQFLDEKGWQSAGSLKVAIDLNAVPPVGLQGIEVTDKAVERAGVICYGAIGVGGTKMKVHRAAIGRLFESNSQVLDTAAIYEIAMSLG from the coding sequence ATGAAAAAGATCCTGATCCAGCTCGATACCGATCCTCAGCCGAGCAGCTTCGATCGCGTCGTGGCGGTCGACGCCGGTGTTGACGAACTGTTCAGCTATGGCGGCGTCATTGCCGACGGGATCGAGCCGCTGGTTCATGGGGCGATGTTCACGCGCGGGCCGGACGACCTGAAGAACACGGCGCTGTTCATCGGGGGGAGCGACGTCGCCGCGGGAGAAGCGGTGCTCGAACAGGTCCGCAAGACGTTCTTCGGACCGATGCGGGTCTCAGTCATGATGGACTCGAACGGCTCCAACACGACGGCCGCCGCTGCGGTCAAAGCCGCCGCAAAGCATCTCGATCTGGCACAGACCGAGGCGCTGGTGCTGGGGGGGACCGGTCCGGTCGGACTGCGTGCAGCGCAGATTCTGGCGTCGCAGGGAGCGAGCGTCCACGTGGCCTCGCGGTCGCGGGAGCGGGCCGAGCAGGCCTGCAAGACGATTGCCGGCCACGTCGAAGGAGCGAAGCTGACGCCCTGCAGTTTCGAGGCGGATGAGGCGGCGGAGAAGCATCACGCCGTGCAACTGGTCATCGCGGCCGGGGCGGCCGGTGTGCAGTTTCTCGATGAGAAGGGCTGGCAGTCGGCCGGATCGCTGAAGGTTGCCATCGACCTCAATGCCGTGCCGCCGGTCGGACTTCAGGGTATCGAGGTGACCGACAAGGCGGTCGAGCGTGCCGGAGTCATCTGCTACGGAGCGATCGGCGTCGGGGGGACCAAGATGAAGGTGCACCGGGCGGCGATCGGGCGGCTCTTCGAGTCGAACAGTCAGGTTCTCGATACAGCGGCGATCTACGAGATTGCGATGTCGCTCGGGTAG
- a CDS encoding ATP-grasp domain-containing protein, with protein MIDSLNDSPPVLLVGASTRAMAFSAIRSGFRPICCDRFADADLQAVAETHRVTEWPDGLPKVLDRYPDVPVMYGGALENAPELLERIADSHPLWGVHAGPLAAVRDPFRLASELTRVRVNMPEVRDPSSPPEPDGTWLLKPLAGSCGRGITIWNDQAASAATLDEPHYFQRRVDGAACSALFIAPPDRSDVRFVGITRQLIGTSQLHAPPFAWCGSIGPMVLPVGNEHLIRRMGNFLSWSFELCGLFGIDFILDSQDNIWPTEVNPRYTGSAEILELSCGLHLIHDHACQFDPDLAARRESLLPIESPADQNPVLGKAVLYSDRRFTIAAGQSWDCSPPAMSLPAIADIPTEQQVIGPGEPICTLMQAGQTQADCESRLQAAAAAMQDELRASPP; from the coding sequence ATGATTGACTCCCTGAACGATTCGCCTCCGGTCCTGCTCGTCGGCGCCAGCACGCGCGCGATGGCATTCTCGGCGATTCGTTCCGGATTTCGTCCAATCTGCTGCGACCGCTTTGCCGACGCGGACCTGCAGGCCGTCGCCGAAACACACCGGGTGACGGAATGGCCCGACGGGCTTCCGAAGGTGCTCGACCGCTACCCCGATGTTCCGGTGATGTACGGCGGTGCCCTCGAGAATGCTCCCGAACTGCTCGAACGGATTGCCGACAGTCACCCCCTCTGGGGCGTGCACGCCGGTCCCCTGGCAGCAGTCCGCGATCCGTTTCGCCTGGCCTCCGAGCTGACCCGCGTCCGCGTCAACATGCCGGAGGTTCGCGACCCGTCGTCTCCACCGGAACCGGACGGGACCTGGCTGCTCAAGCCGCTGGCCGGCAGTTGCGGACGCGGAATCACCATCTGGAACGACCAGGCCGCGAGCGCGGCCACGCTCGATGAACCGCACTACTTCCAGCGCCGGGTCGACGGTGCGGCCTGCTCGGCACTGTTTATCGCACCGCCGGACCGCTCGGACGTCCGGTTTGTCGGCATCACGCGACAACTGATCGGCACTTCACAGCTGCACGCGCCGCCGTTTGCCTGGTGCGGCTCGATTGGCCCGATGGTCCTGCCGGTCGGAAACGAACACCTGATCCGCCGCATGGGCAACTTCCTGTCCTGGTCGTTCGAACTGTGCGGACTGTTCGGCATCGATTTCATCCTCGATTCGCAGGACAACATCTGGCCGACCGAGGTCAATCCGCGGTACACCGGCTCGGCAGAGATCCTCGAACTCTCCTGCGGCCTGCACCTGATTCATGACCATGCCTGTCAGTTCGATCCCGACCTGGCCGCACGGCGTGAATCCCTCCTTCCGATCGAGTCGCCAGCCGATCAGAATCCGGTGCTGGGCAAAGCGGTCCTGTACTCCGACCGTCGATTCACGATCGCTGCAGGCCAGTCCTGGGACTGTTCGCCTCCCGCGATGTCGTTGCCCGCAATCGCCGACATCCCGACCGAACAACAGGTCATCGGGCCGGGCGAACCGATCTGCACGCTCATGCAGGCGGGGCAGACCCAGGCGGACTGCGAGTCGCGGCTGCAGGCGGCCGCTGCCGCGATGCAGGACGAACTTCGCGCCAGCCCCCCGTAG